A single Ptiloglossa arizonensis isolate GNS036 chromosome 2, iyPtiAriz1_principal, whole genome shotgun sequence DNA region contains:
- the LOC143143231 gene encoding uncharacterized protein LOC143143231 isoform X3 has product MVTCCVPTCGNSTRNFKLYVLPKDRELRIKWCVAICRDDLIDIDLQTRNRYRVCEVHFDEHEKIGGPSNKRHLRCTSCPTLKLPVNGMKASQNSLWNLDSMVTCTKY; this is encoded by the exons ATGGTGACTTGTTGTGTACCGACTTGCGGAAATTCAAcgagaaattttaaattatatgttTTACCAAAAGACAGAGAG CTTAGAATAAAGTGGTGTGTAGCTATATGTAGAGATGATTTGATTGACATAGATTTACAAACAAGAAATCGATATAGAGTATGTGAAGTGCAttttgacgaacatgagaaaatTGGAGGACCTTCTAATAAAAGACATTTAAGATGTACTTCATGTCCAACTTTAAAACTTCCAG TTAATGGCATGAAAGCGAGTCAGAACAGTCTATGGAACCTGGATTCCATGGTCACGTGCACCAAGTATTAA
- the Rad9 gene encoding cell cycle checkpoint control protein Rad9 isoform X2 encodes MMTVFKAPNLIDKQVETCHIRLEPDASEILFILKYKNSITKTYLLPILDCEILQTAYDKNGASNQLSSQPRVFGDAIYNFHQNLIEITLEVSSQKLLLRNYVDDTSGLSSTTRTQLALAKGEFDQYNIGGDTSITFCMKEFKAILNFAETAGVPISIHFVEAGRPVIFALKNPSFEANLVLSTLSSDTDSQTDTMVIGKQDKCTKQKTKNKQRKPKKSIKKIENKSTNINKTLGNTTAKNTCSYLMEKKNETNQDIPKEKANLQTRLSSRSSTNDQNRNGNSGLSIEQNIQEESDNDPSSSCNKTARLSKASTSGKKLVTSVFSTVTKRKPSNNEIDRQLRQDNDKSDILEDEIPDSPSPPTKKARLIFQKCFQKTFDPRTLPGYDIILAEDSDECCSE; translated from the exons ATGATGACAGTATTTAAAGCTCCAAATTTAATAGATAAACAGGTGGAAACATGTCATATTAGATTAGaaccagatgcatctgaaattttatttattttaaaatataaaaacagtATTACTAAAACCTATTTGTTACCCATATTGGATTGTGAAATTTTACAA ACAGCATATGATAAAAATGGTGCATCAAATCAACTTTCTTCTCAGCCACGTGTATTTGGAGATGCTATATATAATTTTCATCAAAATTTAATTGAGATAACATTAGAAGTTTCATCTCAAAAACTTTTACTTAGAAATTATGTAGATGATACTTCAG GTTTATCAAGCACAACACGAACACAACTTGCACTTGCCAAAGGGGAATTTGATCAATATAATATTGGTGGTGATACATCAATTACATTTTGTATGAAAGAATTTAAAGCTATTTTAAATTTTGCAGAAACTGCAGGTGTACCAATTAGTATACATTTTGTAGAAGCTGGAAG ACCAGTTATATTTGCATTAAAAAATCCATCCTTTGAAGCAAATTTAGTATTATCTACATTAAGTTCTGACACAGATAGTCAAACTGACACAATGGTAATTGGTAAACAGGATAAATGTACAAAGCAAAAGACCAAAAATAAGCAAAGGAAACCcaaaaaatctataaaaaaaatagaaaataaatcaaCCAATATCAATAAAACATTGGGAAATACTACTGCTAAAAATACTTGTTCATATTTAATggagaagaaaaatgaaacaaatcaaGATATCCCTAAAGAAAAAGCCAATTTACAAACAAGATTATCCAGCAGAAGTTCTACAAATGATCAAAATAGAAATGGAAACAGTGGTTTGTCTATAGAACAAAATATTCAAGAAGAATCTGATAATGATCCCTCATCTAGCTGTAACAAAACTGCAAGACTCAGTAAAGCATCTACAAGTGGAAAGAAATTAGTGACTTCTGTATTTTCTACAGTAACAAAAAGAAAGCCTAGTAATAATGAAATAGATAGACAACTGAGACAAGATAATGATAAATCTGACATATTAGAAGATGAAATACCAGATTCACCATCCCCACCAACCAAAAAAGCCCGCTTAATATTTCAGAAATGTTTTCAAAAAACATTTGATCCAAGAACATTGCCTGGATATGATATAATTTTAGCTGAAGATTCAGACGAGTGTTGTAGTgaataa
- the Rad9 gene encoding cell cycle checkpoint control protein Rad9 isoform X1 → MKCVVPGTNVKILARAIHALAKIGDEMYIEPQETAISFRTVNMANSAYADFTLFQNYFSCYDYGDLQENDALKCKVSMRSMMTVFKAPNLIDKQVETCHIRLEPDASEILFILKYKNSITKTYLLPILDCEILQTAYDKNGASNQLSSQPRVFGDAIYNFHQNLIEITLEVSSQKLLLRNYVDDTSGLSSTTRTQLALAKGEFDQYNIGGDTSITFCMKEFKAILNFAETAGVPISIHFVEAGRPVIFALKNPSFEANLVLSTLSSDTDSQTDTMVIGKQDKCTKQKTKNKQRKPKKSIKKIENKSTNINKTLGNTTAKNTCSYLMEKKNETNQDIPKEKANLQTRLSSRSSTNDQNRNGNSGLSIEQNIQEESDNDPSSSCNKTARLSKASTSGKKLVTSVFSTVTKRKPSNNEIDRQLRQDNDKSDILEDEIPDSPSPPTKKARLIFQKCFQKTFDPRTLPGYDIILAEDSDECCSE, encoded by the exons ATGAAATGTGTTGTACCAGGAACAAATGTAAAAA TTTTAGCAAGAGCAATACACGCATTGGCAAAAATTGGAGATGAAATGTATATAGAACCTCAAGAAACTGCTATATCATTTCGTACTGTTAACATGGCAAATTCAGCATACGCAGACTTTACATTGTTCCAAAACTATTTCTCATGTTATGATTATGGTGATCTACAAGAAAATGATGCATTGAAATGTAAAGTTTCAATGAGG agTATGATGACAGTATTTAAAGCTCCAAATTTAATAGATAAACAGGTGGAAACATGTCATATTAGATTAGaaccagatgcatctgaaattttatttattttaaaatataaaaacagtATTACTAAAACCTATTTGTTACCCATATTGGATTGTGAAATTTTACAA ACAGCATATGATAAAAATGGTGCATCAAATCAACTTTCTTCTCAGCCACGTGTATTTGGAGATGCTATATATAATTTTCATCAAAATTTAATTGAGATAACATTAGAAGTTTCATCTCAAAAACTTTTACTTAGAAATTATGTAGATGATACTTCAG GTTTATCAAGCACAACACGAACACAACTTGCACTTGCCAAAGGGGAATTTGATCAATATAATATTGGTGGTGATACATCAATTACATTTTGTATGAAAGAATTTAAAGCTATTTTAAATTTTGCAGAAACTGCAGGTGTACCAATTAGTATACATTTTGTAGAAGCTGGAAG ACCAGTTATATTTGCATTAAAAAATCCATCCTTTGAAGCAAATTTAGTATTATCTACATTAAGTTCTGACACAGATAGTCAAACTGACACAATGGTAATTGGTAAACAGGATAAATGTACAAAGCAAAAGACCAAAAATAAGCAAAGGAAACCcaaaaaatctataaaaaaaatagaaaataaatcaaCCAATATCAATAAAACATTGGGAAATACTACTGCTAAAAATACTTGTTCATATTTAATggagaagaaaaatgaaacaaatcaaGATATCCCTAAAGAAAAAGCCAATTTACAAACAAGATTATCCAGCAGAAGTTCTACAAATGATCAAAATAGAAATGGAAACAGTGGTTTGTCTATAGAACAAAATATTCAAGAAGAATCTGATAATGATCCCTCATCTAGCTGTAACAAAACTGCAAGACTCAGTAAAGCATCTACAAGTGGAAAGAAATTAGTGACTTCTGTATTTTCTACAGTAACAAAAAGAAAGCCTAGTAATAATGAAATAGATAGACAACTGAGACAAGATAATGATAAATCTGACATATTAGAAGATGAAATACCAGATTCACCATCCCCACCAACCAAAAAAGCCCGCTTAATATTTCAGAAATGTTTTCAAAAAACATTTGATCCAAGAACATTGCCTGGATATGATATAATTTTAGCTGAAGATTCAGACGAGTGTTGTAGTgaataa
- the Cbp gene encoding sarcoplasmic calcium-binding protein, giving the protein MATLLRTGLRISNRVLEKRTISALCNGVMQRRQNIDQANKKLQYHEITRRMSSTRNVHHTGISTSINQQEESDSDTDSDNEQERGQSLFWRRKMRTLHSHLDVNKDGVISYDDFMLLGERFSELGHLSQEAKVDFKNVLNEMWEEQWGEISPYNLICVEKYLEEMHHVLNDSSLKKKCHHFLPFLFKAVDKDQSGEISVQEFKLFFQCLGLTHDHAIVSFSHIDTNDDGKLSFEEFISLGRDFFLTEDPTRPSKHFWGPLVD; this is encoded by the exons ATGGCAACGTTATtacgaacgggtttacgaatcTCAAACCGAGTACTCGAAAAAAGGACTATTTCAGCTTTGTGCAATGGAGTAATgcaaagaaggcaaaacattgatcaagcaaataaaaaattacag TACCATGAAATTACCCGGCGAATGTCTAGTACGAGAAATGTTCATCATACGGGAATCTCGACCTCCATAAACCAGCAAGAAGAGAGCGATAGCGACACCGACTCAGACAACGAACAAGAAAGA gGGCAATCACTTTTCTGGAGACGAAAAATGAGAACTTTGCACAGCCATTTAGATGTTAATAAAGATGGAGTTATTAGTTACGACGATTTTATGTTACTTGGAGAACGATTTTCTGAATTAGGACATTTATCTCAAGAAGCTAAGGttgattttaaaaatgtattaaat GAAATGTGGGAGGAACAGTGGGGTGAAATTAGTCCATATAATCTCATTTGTGTTGAAAAATATCTGGAAGAAATGCATCATGTTCTTAATGACTCATCATTAAAGAAGAAGTGTCATCACTTCTTGCCCTTCTTATTCAAA GCAGTGGATAAAGATCAAAGTGGTGAAATTTCTGTCCAAGAATTTAAGTTATTCTTCCAATGCTTAGGTCTTACACATGAT CATGCTATTGTTTCCTTCAGTCATATTGATACTAATGATGATGGCAAACTCAGTTTTGAAGAATTTATATCACTAGGCCGTGACTTTTTCTTGACAGAAGATCCAACAAGACCCAGCAAACACTTTTGGGGTCCATTAGTAGATTAA
- the LOC143143231 gene encoding uncharacterized protein LOC143143231 isoform X5 — MFYQKTERIKWCVAICRDDLIDIDLQTRNRYRVCEVHFDEHEKIGGPSNKRHLRCTSCPTLKLPALKYYSTSNDKVGSDTKMVRKLIKNL, encoded by the exons atgttTTACCAAAAGACAGAGAG AATAAAGTGGTGTGTAGCTATATGTAGAGATGATTTGATTGACATAGATTTACAAACAAGAAATCGATATAGAGTATGTGAAGTGCAttttgacgaacatgagaaaatTGGAGGACCTTCTAATAAAAGACATTTAAGATGTACTTCATGTCCAACTTTAAAACTTCCAG CGCTCAAATATTATTCTACTTCAAACGATAAGGTTGGAAGTGACACAAAAATGGTAAGGAAACTTATAAAAAAtctgtaa
- the Got2 gene encoding glutamate oxaloacetate transaminase 2: MAQSTRFIALSSVCTLFKNNCNVSSHTAKSMSSWWSHVEMGPPDAILGITEAFKKDQNPKKINLGVGAYRDDNGKPFVLPSVRKAEERIRNKEMDKEYSPIAGNAEFCKHSINLALGDSNDVVTNGLNATVQGISGTGSLYIGATFLSHFFSGNKEVYLPTPTWGNHAPIFKLARLPVKTYRYYDPKTCGLDFQGALEDISKIPEKSIIVLHACAHNPTGVDPKPEQWKELSTLIKKRNLFTFFDMAYQGFASGCIQKDSLAIKLFLKDGHKIALAQSYAKNMGLYGERVGAFTLVSSNKDEAQNTLSQLKILIRPIYSNPPINGARIVNEILGDSTLREEWLCDVKGMADRIISVRQKLRNNLKKCGSSRNWTHITDQIGMFCYTGLKLPEVEKLTKNYSIYLTKDGRISMAGVTSKNVEYLASAIHDITK, from the exons ATGGCACAAAGCACAAGATTTATTGCACTTTCATCTGTATgtacattatttaaaaataattgtaatgtTAGTTCACATACCGCTAAATCAATGAG CTCATGGTGGTCGCATGTAGAAATGGGTCCACCTGATGCAATTCTAGGTATTACGGAAGCATTCAAGAAAGATCAAAAtcctaaaaaaattaatttaggaGTTGGTGCTTATAGAGATGATAACGGTAAACCATTTGTTTTGCCAAGTGTTCGAAAG GCAGAAGAAAGAATtagaaataaagaaatggacaaagaatatTCACCAATTGCAGGAAATGCTGAATTTTGTAAGCATAGTATTAATTTAGCACTTGGTGATTCTAATGATGTGGTTACAAATGGTTTG aATGCTACTGTTCAAGGAATTTCTGGGACAGGTTCTCTTTATATCGGAGCAACCTTTTTATCACATTTTTTCTCTGGAAATAAAGAAGTATATTTGCCAACACCTACATGGGGAAACCATGCTCCTATATTTAAGCTTGCTAGGCTTCCAGTAAAGACCTACCGTTATTACGATCCCAAAACTTGTGGATTAGACTTCCAGGGTGCATTAGAAGACATAAGT aaaattcCAGAGAAATCCATTATTGTTTTACACGCATGTGCACATAATCCTACTGGTGTCGATCCTAAACCAGAACAATGGAAAGAATTATCAAcactaataaaaaaaagaaatctcttTACTTTCTTTGATATGGCATATCAAGGATTTGCTTCAG GATGTATACAAAAAGATTCATTAGCAATCAAATTATTTCTCAAGGATGGACATAAAATTGCTTTAGCTCAATCATATGCTAAAAATATGGGTTTATATG GTGAACGTGTTGGTGCATTTACATTGGTCAGTTCCAACAAAGATGAAGCACAGAATACTCTTTCACAACTAAAGATTTTGATTAGACCAATATATTCTAATCCTCCTATTAATGGTGCCAGGATTGTTAATGAAATATTAGGAGATTCCACATTGAGAGAAGAGTGGCTGTGCGATGTGAAGGGAATGGCTGATCGTATTATTTCTGTACGCCAAAAGTTGCGCAATAATCTTAAAAAGTGTGGTAGCTCTCGTAACTGGACACATATTACAGATCAAATTGGAATGTTCTGCTATACTGGTCTTAAACTTCCTGAG GTAGAAAAACTTACTAAGAATTATAGTATTTATTTGACAAAAGATGGCAGAATATCCATGGCTGGAGTAACATCGAAAAATGTGGAATATCTTGCAAGTGCTATACACGATATTACAAAATAA
- the LOC143143231 gene encoding uncharacterized protein LOC143143231 isoform X1 produces MVTCCVPTCGNSTRNFKLYVLPKDRELRIKWCVAICRDDLIDIDLQTRNRYRVCEVHFDEHEKIGGPSNKRHLRCTSCPTLKLPALKYYSTSNDKVGSDTKMVRKLIKNL; encoded by the exons ATGGTGACTTGTTGTGTACCGACTTGCGGAAATTCAAcgagaaattttaaattatatgttTTACCAAAAGACAGAGAG CTTAGAATAAAGTGGTGTGTAGCTATATGTAGAGATGATTTGATTGACATAGATTTACAAACAAGAAATCGATATAGAGTATGTGAAGTGCAttttgacgaacatgagaaaatTGGAGGACCTTCTAATAAAAGACATTTAAGATGTACTTCATGTCCAACTTTAAAACTTCCAG CGCTCAAATATTATTCTACTTCAAACGATAAGGTTGGAAGTGACACAAAAATGGTAAGGAAACTTATAAAAAAtctgtaa
- the Ufd1-like gene encoding ubiquitin fusion-degradation 1-like isoform X1: protein MPFHFQFGFNMFPGIPRPFNTQYKCFSVSMLPGTYRQDVERGGKIIMPPSALEQLTRLNIIYPMLFKLTNKKTNRITHCGVLEFVADEGKVYLPYWMMHNLLLAEAELINVESVSLPVATFSRFQPQSEDFLDITNPKAVLENGLRSFACLTTGDVIAIKYNQRIYEMCVLETKPGPAVSIIECDMNVEFAPPVGYVEPTKAIKEDESIVDLADLMPAPAGFVAFKGQGNRLDGKKRKDPAQSELTTNKPTYIRGIPDYDYKIGTLTFLRSIKPVNNKEVKDQDEFKAFTGEGFSLRKLRK, encoded by the exons ATGCCTTTTCACTTTCAGTTCGGTTTTAACATGTTTCCGGGGATTCCACGACCTTTCAACACCCAATATAAATGCTTCTCTGTGTCGATGTTACCAGGTACATATCGACAAGACGTAGAACGCGGAGGAAAAA TAATTATGCCACCTTCTGCTCTAGAACAACTTACAAGGTTGAATATTATATATCCAATGTTATTCAAATTAACTAATAAGAAGACGAATAGAATAACCCATTGTGGTGTTTTGGAATTTGTTGCGGATGAAGGAAAAGTTTATTTACCTTATtgg ATGATGCATAATCTTTTATTGGCAGAAGCAGAATTAATAAATGTTGAAAGTGTTTCTCTACCAGTTGCAACATTTTCACGCTTTCAACCACAATCTGAAGATTTTTTAGATATAACAAATCCTAAAGCTGTTCTAGAAAATGGATTAAGAAGTTTTGCTTGTCTTACAACGGGTGATGTTATAGCCATTAAATACAATCAAAGAATATATGAAATGTGTGTACTTGAAACAAAACCTGGTCCAGCAGTTTCCATTATAGAATGTGATATGAATGTTGAATTTGCTCCACCAGTGGGCTATGTAGAACCAACAAAAGCAATCAAAGAAGATGAAAGTATAGTAGATCTTGCAGATTTAATGCCAGCGCCAGCTGGTTTTGTAGCATTCAAAGGACAAGGTAACAGATTGGATGGAAAGAAACGTAAAGATCCTGCTCAATCAGAATTAACTACAAATAAACCAACATATATTAGGGGAATACCAGACTATGATTATAAAATAGGAACTCTTACATTTTTACGAAGTATTAAACCAGTTAACAATAAGGAG gtaAAAGACCAAGACGAATTTAAAGCTTTCACTGGCGAAGGTTTCTCTcttagaaaattaagaaaatga
- the Endog gene encoding endonuclease G, mitochondrial, with protein sequence MKNSIKFIIKLSTFGSVGFVGWYCGKYSEQKLHLNTEKDDSRTSIFHNIRKMPGLPLFGTVSAATTFVPAESGTEMGAKLSSTASRVSEIMKYGFPGLDHVRSYEDFVLSYDRRNRVAHWVFEHLTKDRLKHNNEVLRSKCEFKPDTSIHPFFRSENTDYKGSGYDRGHLAAAGNHKIDQNHIQQTFFLTNMAPQVGEGFNRDAWNSLEKYVRKLTKIYKDVYVCTGPLYLPKKEADGKKYVRYEVIGANHVAVPTHFYKIIVVETYDSKLEMEAFVMPNAPIANDTPLTNFQVPPESVERAAGLLFFDKISRNKLSKINGKKVS encoded by the exons atgaaaaattctatcaaatttattataaaattgagtACTTTTGGCTCTGTAGGTTTTGTTGGTTGGTATTGTGGTAAATATTCGGAACAAAAGTTACATTTAAACACAGAAAAAGATGATAGTAGAACAAGTATTTTTCATAACATTAGAAAAATGCCTGGTTTACCGTTGTTTGGAACTGTTTCTGCAGCTACAACATTTGTTCCCGCGGAAAGTGGGACAGAAATGGGAGCAAAATTATCTTCAACAGCTTCAAGAGTGTCTGAA ATTATGAAGTATGGTTTTCCTGGATTAGACCATGTCAGATCTTACGAAGATTTTGTACTTTCTTATGACAGAAGAAATAGAGTAGCTCATTGGGTATTTGAACATTTAACTAAAGACAGATTGAAACACAACAATGAAGTATTACGtagtaagtgtgaatttaaacCTGATACCAGTATACATCCTTTCTTTAG ATCAGAAAACACTGATTATAAAGGTAGTGGATATGATCGTGGACATCTAGCAGCAGCTGGAAACCATAAAATTGATCAAAATCATATACAACAAACTTTCTTTTTGACAAATATGGCACCCCAAGTAGGTGAAGGCTTTAATAGGGATGCttggaatagtttagaaaaatatGTTAGAAAGTTAACTAAAATTTATAAGGATGTATATGTTTGTACAGGACCATTATATTTACCAAA GAAGGAGGCAGATGGAAAGAAATATGTACGTTACGAAGTTATTGGTGCAAATCATGTAGCAGTACCTactcatttttataaaataattgttgTTGAAACATATGATTCAAAATTAGAAATGGAAGCATTTGTAATGCCAAATGCTCCTATTGCTAATGATACTCCTCTAACCAATTTTCAG GTACCACCTGAAAGTGTAGAACGTGCTGCTGGACTTTTATTTTTCGACAAAATATCACGTAATAAATTAAGCAAAATAAATGGAAAGAAGGTCAGTTGA
- the Ufd1-like gene encoding ubiquitin fusion-degradation 1-like isoform X2, translating to MFGFNMFPGIPRPFNTQYKCFSVSMLPGTYRQDVERGGKIIMPPSALEQLTRLNIIYPMLFKLTNKKTNRITHCGVLEFVADEGKVYLPYWMMHNLLLAEAELINVESVSLPVATFSRFQPQSEDFLDITNPKAVLENGLRSFACLTTGDVIAIKYNQRIYEMCVLETKPGPAVSIIECDMNVEFAPPVGYVEPTKAIKEDESIVDLADLMPAPAGFVAFKGQGNRLDGKKRKDPAQSELTTNKPTYIRGIPDYDYKIGTLTFLRSIKPVNNKEVKDQDEFKAFTGEGFSLRKLRK from the exons atG TTCGGTTTTAACATGTTTCCGGGGATTCCACGACCTTTCAACACCCAATATAAATGCTTCTCTGTGTCGATGTTACCAGGTACATATCGACAAGACGTAGAACGCGGAGGAAAAA TAATTATGCCACCTTCTGCTCTAGAACAACTTACAAGGTTGAATATTATATATCCAATGTTATTCAAATTAACTAATAAGAAGACGAATAGAATAACCCATTGTGGTGTTTTGGAATTTGTTGCGGATGAAGGAAAAGTTTATTTACCTTATtgg ATGATGCATAATCTTTTATTGGCAGAAGCAGAATTAATAAATGTTGAAAGTGTTTCTCTACCAGTTGCAACATTTTCACGCTTTCAACCACAATCTGAAGATTTTTTAGATATAACAAATCCTAAAGCTGTTCTAGAAAATGGATTAAGAAGTTTTGCTTGTCTTACAACGGGTGATGTTATAGCCATTAAATACAATCAAAGAATATATGAAATGTGTGTACTTGAAACAAAACCTGGTCCAGCAGTTTCCATTATAGAATGTGATATGAATGTTGAATTTGCTCCACCAGTGGGCTATGTAGAACCAACAAAAGCAATCAAAGAAGATGAAAGTATAGTAGATCTTGCAGATTTAATGCCAGCGCCAGCTGGTTTTGTAGCATTCAAAGGACAAGGTAACAGATTGGATGGAAAGAAACGTAAAGATCCTGCTCAATCAGAATTAACTACAAATAAACCAACATATATTAGGGGAATACCAGACTATGATTATAAAATAGGAACTCTTACATTTTTACGAAGTATTAAACCAGTTAACAATAAGGAG gtaAAAGACCAAGACGAATTTAAAGCTTTCACTGGCGAAGGTTTCTCTcttagaaaattaagaaaatga
- the Vps29 gene encoding vacuolar protein sorting 29 yields MLVLVLGDLHIPHRCSSLPSKFKKLLVPGRIQHILCTGNLCTKESYDYLKTLASDVHVVRGDFDENLNYPEQKVVTVGQFRIGLSHGHQVVPWGDPESLALIQRQLDVDILISGHTHKFEAYEHENKFYINPGSATGAYNPLDTSVIPSFVLMDIQSSTVVTYVYQLVGDEVKVERIEYKKN; encoded by the exons atg CTTGTTTTAGTATTAGGAGATTTACACATTCCACATAGATGCAGTAGTCTTCCAagtaaatttaagaaattattgGTGCCTGGTCGAATACAGCATATTTTATGCACAGGCAATCTTTGTACAAAAGAATCGTATGATTATTTGAAAACATTAGCCAGTGATGTGCATGTTGTTAGAGGAGATTTTGACGAG aacTTAAATTATCCAGAACAAAAAGTTGTCACAGTTGGTCAATTTAGAATAGGATTATCACATGGACATCAAGTTGTACCTTGGGGAGATCCAGAATCCCTAGCCCTAATTCAAAGACAGTTAGATGTTGATATCTTAATATCAGGTCATACACACAAATTTGAAGCATATGaacatgaaaataaattttacattaatcCTGGCTCAGCAACAGGAGCATATAATCCTCTTGATAC CTCAGTGATTCCATCTTTTGTGCTAATGGATATTCAAAGTTCAACAGTTGTAACTTATGTGTACCAACTTGTTGGTGATGAAGTAAAAGTTGAAAGAATTGAATATaagaagaattaa
- the LOC143143231 gene encoding uncharacterized protein LOC143143231 isoform X4 — MVTCCVPTCGNSTRNFKLYVLPKDRELRIKWCVAICRDDLIDIDLQTRNRYRVCEVHFDEHEKIGGPSNKRHLRCTSCPTLKLPATRASNIFNQLTNNK, encoded by the exons ATGGTGACTTGTTGTGTACCGACTTGCGGAAATTCAAcgagaaattttaaattatatgttTTACCAAAAGACAGAGAG CTTAGAATAAAGTGGTGTGTAGCTATATGTAGAGATGATTTGATTGACATAGATTTACAAACAAGAAATCGATATAGAGTATGTGAAGTGCAttttgacgaacatgagaaaatTGGAGGACCTTCTAATAAAAGACATTTAAGATGTACTTCATGTCCAACTTTAAAACTTCCAG CTACCAGGGCTAGTAACATCTTCAACCaattaacaaataataaataa
- the LOC143143231 gene encoding uncharacterized protein LOC143143231 isoform X2, with amino-acid sequence MVTCCVPTCGNSTRNFKLYVLPKDRELRIKWCVAICRDDLIDIDLQTRNRYRVCEVHFDEHEKIGGPSNKRHLRCTSCPTLKLPALKYYSTSNDKVGSDTKMPRVQVC; translated from the exons ATGGTGACTTGTTGTGTACCGACTTGCGGAAATTCAAcgagaaattttaaattatatgttTTACCAAAAGACAGAGAG CTTAGAATAAAGTGGTGTGTAGCTATATGTAGAGATGATTTGATTGACATAGATTTACAAACAAGAAATCGATATAGAGTATGTGAAGTGCAttttgacgaacatgagaaaatTGGAGGACCTTCTAATAAAAGACATTTAAGATGTACTTCATGTCCAACTTTAAAACTTCCAG CGCTCAAATATTATTCTACTTCAAACGATAAGGTTGGAAGTGACACAAAAATG CCTCGCGTGCAGGTATGCTAA